One window of Phycisphaeraceae bacterium genomic DNA carries:
- a CDS encoding SDR family oxidoreductase, translating into MSEKEAARPVALITGASKRVGQAIACEFASRGFDLILTWHTTTPDATIEKIRTINAALGTSTYQVDMNDTDRVRAWTKELAEHLPRLDVLVHNASIYHPTPLHSIDTNTASTCMRINALSPLLMSVSLAPLLAKSALPSGGAIVCMCDIHAMGLPRKNHIPYSMSKAALTEMVRSLAVDLAPNVRVNGVAPGVVAWPEDGPESDEAIQQQYLSRVPLNRAGTPEDAVSAVAWLACDAAYVTGHILPVDGGRSLK; encoded by the coding sequence ATGAGTGAGAAAGAGGCTGCCCGTCCTGTTGCCCTCATCACCGGCGCTTCAAAGCGTGTCGGCCAGGCTATCGCGTGCGAGTTCGCATCGCGCGGGTTCGATCTCATACTGACCTGGCACACGACAACACCCGACGCAACCATCGAAAAAATCCGCACCATCAATGCTGCACTAGGCACTTCAACGTACCAAGTTGACATGAACGACACGGACCGTGTTCGGGCGTGGACAAAGGAACTCGCAGAGCATCTGCCTCGACTCGATGTCCTCGTACACAACGCCTCTATCTACCATCCGACACCATTACACTCGATCGATACCAACACCGCAAGCACGTGCATGCGTATCAACGCGCTCTCGCCACTCCTGATGTCCGTTTCACTTGCGCCACTGCTTGCAAAGAGTGCGCTCCCGAGCGGTGGGGCAATCGTGTGCATGTGCGATATCCACGCGATGGGTTTACCAAGGAAGAACCATATTCCCTACTCAATGTCAAAGGCAGCACTCACAGAGATGGTCCGTTCGCTTGCGGTTGATCTCGCTCCCAACGTGCGTGTGAACGGCGTTGCGCCGGGTGTTGTTGCGTGGCCCGAAGATGGACCCGAGAGCGACGAGGCAATACAGCAGCAGTATCTTTCGCGTGTGCCGCTCAATCGGGCCGGAACACCCGAGGATGCCGTAAGCGCAGTCGCATGGCTTGCGTGCGATGCTGCGTATGTCACGGGGCACATCCTCCCGGTTGATGGCGGACGCTCGCTGAAATAA